A region from the Candidatus Methylomirabilota bacterium genome encodes:
- a CDS encoding D-2-hydroxyacid dehydrogenase, translating into MTLPTLLLWLDQAPVYRAAMERAGLADRVELVAVAAGETPSPDLLARCDALLAWRVPKGLLARAPRLRWIQALTAGVEGWLARPDLPPAVALTCARGTHRIQMPENILGALFHLTKPYAAAAFDQRERRWTRRVSEPLAGKTLGILGLGAIGREVARKAGALELRVVGTKRVPGAVPHVELVYPPAATAEVLAVADFVLLLLPVTAATRGFMDAARFRAMRPTAYLLNFARGELVVDADLVEAVRSRTIAGAVLDVFTTEPLPPEHPFWVTEGITVLPHIGGLHPFRDELVAELFVENLRRFLASEPLREVVDRSLGY; encoded by the coding sequence GTGACCCTGCCCACGCTGCTCCTCTGGCTCGACCAGGCCCCGGTCTACCGTGCGGCGATGGAGCGCGCGGGACTGGCCGACCGGGTGGAGCTCGTGGCCGTCGCCGCCGGCGAGACACCCTCGCCCGATCTCCTCGCCCGCTGTGACGCGCTGCTCGCCTGGCGGGTGCCGAAGGGACTCCTGGCCCGGGCGCCGCGCCTGCGCTGGATCCAGGCGCTGACGGCCGGGGTCGAGGGGTGGCTGGCCCGCCCCGACCTCCCGCCGGCGGTCGCGCTGACCTGCGCGCGCGGCACCCACCGGATCCAGATGCCCGAGAACATCCTCGGCGCGCTCTTTCACCTGACCAAGCCCTACGCGGCCGCCGCCTTCGATCAGCGCGAGCGCCGCTGGACCCGGCGGGTCTCCGAGCCCCTGGCGGGGAAGACCCTCGGCATCCTGGGACTGGGCGCCATCGGCCGCGAGGTGGCGCGGAAGGCCGGTGCCCTCGAGTTGCGCGTCGTCGGCACCAAGCGCGTTCCCGGGGCGGTGCCCCACGTGGAGCTTGTGTACCCGCCGGCGGCGACGGCCGAGGTCCTGGCGGTCGCGGACTTCGTCCTCCTGCTCCTCCCGGTGACGGCGGCGACCCGCGGGTTCATGGACGCCGCTCGCTTCCGGGCGATGCGGCCGACGGCCTACCTCCTCAACTTCGCCCGGGGCGAGCTGGTGGTCGACGCCGACCTGGTCGAGGCCGTCCGCTCCCGCACCATCGCGGGCGCCGTCCTCGACGTCTTCACCACCGAGCCCTTGCCGCCCGAGCACCCCTTCTGGGTCACCGAGGGGATCACGGTGCTGCCCCACATCGGGGGGCTCCATCCGTTTCGCGACGAGCTGGTCGCCGAGCTGTTCGTGGAGAACCTGCGGCGCTTCCTCGCGAGTGAGCCGCTCCGGGAGGTCGTCGACCGCTCGCTCGGCTACTAG
- a CDS encoding response regulator encodes MILVVEDDPDARELTRVMLEQHGAWVVVAADGLEAIHLLTRLRPNAVVCDLRMPRMDGFGFVRQLRADPHWAHLPVVALTAYGADADYMRTFEQGFDAHLMKPVDDVTLASAVLRILRGPRPG; translated from the coding sequence GTGATCCTGGTCGTCGAGGACGATCCCGACGCTCGCGAGCTCACGCGCGTCATGCTCGAGCAGCACGGGGCCTGGGTCGTGGTCGCGGCCGACGGGCTGGAGGCCATCCATCTGCTGACGCGGCTTCGGCCGAACGCGGTAGTGTGCGACCTCCGGATGCCGAGGATGGATGGGTTCGGCTTCGTCCGGCAGCTCCGGGCCGATCCCCACTGGGCGCACCTGCCGGTCGTCGCCCTCACCGCGTACGGCGCCGACGCGGACTACATGCGCACCTTCGAGCAGGGGTTCGACGCCCACCTGATGAAGCCGGTCGACGACGTGACGCTTGCCTCGGCCGTGCTCCGGATACTCCGGGGGCCCCGACCGGGGTAA